Within the Deltaproteobacteria bacterium genome, the region CGCGCAGAATTTCGTCTCCGACGAGCGCTTGGACATCCGGGAGATTCCGCCCCGATGCTGGGAGTGCGGCCGTCCGCTGCCCATCGACGCCGGAGACGCCTCCACGGGTCGTGAAATCTCCGCCGAAACCAGCGGGAGCGACCCGGAATCCAACGGGGGCGCGTGAGGAAGAAACAGGATGGGAGTGCGAAGCATGGGGAAGATCCGGGTCGCGGTGGCCGGCGTCGGGAACTGCGCCAGCGCGCTGCTGCAGGGGATCGAGTTCTACCGGGAAACCCCCGCCGCCGCCGACGGCGAGATCGTCCCGGGGCTGATGAACCGCGACATCGGCGGCTACCTCCCCGGCGACATCGGGATCGTGGCCGCGTTCGACATCGACCGCAGGAAGGTCGGCCGGCCCGTCACCGAGGCGATCTTCGCCCCCCCCAACTGCACGAAGCGGTTCGTCGAGCGGATGCCCGTCGGCGGGCCCGTCGTCCGCATGGGACCCGTCATGGACGGCGTCGCCCCCCACATGACCGATTACCCCGACGACCGGACGTTTCTCCCCTCCTCCGAGCCGCCATGCGACGTGGAAAGGGTCCTGCGGGATTCCGGCGCGGAGATCCTGGTCAACTACCTTCCCGTCGGTTCGGAAGCGGCGACCCGTTTCTATGCCGAGGCGTGCCTCCGGACGGGGGTGAGCCTCGTGAACTGCATCCCCGTGTTCATCGCCTCCGACCCGGCGTGGGCGGACCGCTTCCGGAAGGCGGGGATCCCGCTGATCGGGGACGACATCAAGTCGCAGCTGGGCGCGACCATCGTCCACCGCGCGCTGGCGCGGCTCTTCTCGGACCGCGGGATTCGCCTCCGGAGGACGTACCAGCTGAACACCGGCGGGAACACGGACTTCCTCAACATGCTGAACCGGAGCCGACTCGAGTCGAAACGGATCTCCAAGACCGAGGCGGTGACGAGCGCCCTGTCGCACACCGTTTCCCCCGACGACGTCCACATCGGGCCGTCCGACTACGTCCCCTGGCAGAAGGACAACAAGCTCTGCTTCCTGCGGATCGAGGGGGAAGGGTTCGGGGGGCTGCCGATCGAGCTGGAGCTGCGCCTCTCCGTCACCGACTCCCCGAACAGCGCGGGCGTCGGGATCGACGCGATCCGGTTTTGCCGCCTCGGGAGGGAGATGGGACTGTCGGGCCCCCTGCTCGCCCCGTCGGCCTATTTCATGAAGCATCCCCCGGAGCAGCACAACGACGACGACGCGCGGCGCGAGCTCGAGGAGATCATCGCGGACTTCCAGGCGTGGAGACGGACGCAAGAAGCGCCTCCCAGGACGCCGTGCACTTCTCCCACGTGAACGGCGCCGCCACGGCGGCCCCCTCCAGCGACAGCCGGGCGCGCAATTCCGGCGACGACGCGAGCGCGAGGAGCGCGCCGGAAAACCGGTCCGGCTCTTCCCGCGGGTAGACCAGCCCCCCGCCCTCCGAACGGATCCGGTCCCCCCAGTACGTCCCCTCCGGCACCACGACCGGCACGCCCCCCGAGAGCGCCTCCAGCGGCACCAGCCCGAACGATTCGTAGGGGGAAGGACAGACGACGGCGTCCGCCGCGGCGAACAGCATCGGCATGCCGGCGTGAGGGAGGGAGCCGAGGAAGAAGACATCCCCCCCGGGGCCGTCTTCCGGCCCTTCCTGTCCCGCCACGAGGAGGGTCGCCGGCCCCTTCCACCGATCCCGCATCGCGCGGAACGCGGCGACGGCCGCGGCGGCGTTTTTCCCGGCGTCCCCCCGGGCGGCGAGCAGGAA harbors:
- a CDS encoding inositol-3-phosphate synthase, which produces MGKIRVAVAGVGNCASALLQGIEFYRETPAAADGEIVPGLMNRDIGGYLPGDIGIVAAFDIDRRKVGRPVTEAIFAPPNCTKRFVERMPVGGPVVRMGPVMDGVAPHMTDYPDDRTFLPSSEPPCDVERVLRDSGAEILVNYLPVGSEAATRFYAEACLRTGVSLVNCIPVFIASDPAWADRFRKAGIPLIGDDIKSQLGATIVHRALARLFSDRGIRLRRTYQLNTGGNTDFLNMLNRSRLESKRISKTEAVTSALSHTVSPDDVHIGPSDYVPWQKDNKLCFLRIEGEGFGGLPIELELRLSVTDSPNSAGVGIDAIRFCRLGREMGLSGPLLAPSAYFMKHPPEQHNDDDARRELEEIIADFQAWRRTQEAPPRTPCTSPT